The genomic stretch CAGCTAAAGTGGCAGAGGAGGCTGATGATATCGCCACTGCGGATCTGTTGACACAATTTGTAGGAGATATCGAGAAACGAATGTGGATGTTTACCATGTTTTCTAAATAATCCGCACTATTCTCTACACGAAAGGCCATGGCGAAAGCGGTGGCTTTTTTTTGGGTAAGGGAGTGGGGAAATGGAGATTTTATTGGCAGCGACAGATAAGGACAGATTGTAAAATCTAAGTTAGAAACAAGGGAAGCGGCAGAGAAATCTGCCGCTTCAAAAATAGTTTAAAAAATGACTATGGACTATAGTTCTACTAAGTTAATGATTTGACACAAACCTCAAGGCGTTTTTGAATTTCTTTTATCGCATCTGAGCCTTAAGGGAGTGCATATTCTAACTCGACGGTAGGGGGGAACTTAAACTTGTCAGAGTTAAAATTAGTCTTTAAATTCACTTTTGTTAAGGATATGTTACACTTGCAATGTTGGCTGGCAAGAAAATCGTTTATCTCGTCATAGATAGCTAGGCCATGTATATCAAAGAGATGGGTATTGAAGAAAGAATAAAAAGAGGGGATTTTCTCAGTGAGCTGCAATTTGTTACTTCTAGGAGCGGTGGAGCTGGAGGACAACATGTGAATAAAGTGGAAAGTAAAGTGCAGCTGAAGTTTGATATACCAAATTCCAGACAACTGACAGAGGATGAAAAAGCACTGCTGCTGGAGAAATTAAAGACAAAGACAGATCAGGAAGGAATTGTACAGCTTCAGTCTCAGGAAAAGCGTTCTCAGATCCAAAATAAAGAACTCGTGATCCGGAAGTTTGAGGATATGCTTCGCAAAGCCTTCTATAGAAAGCGGATCAGAAAAGCCACTAAACCTGGAAAGGGGGCAATAGAAAAGCGGCTTAAATCAAAAAAATATCAAGCTGAGAAAAAAGCCAACCGGAGTTGGAAGGTATGAGCTTCGGGTAAACTGTTCTGATTTTCGTTGACAGACATCAGATTATTTGTTCGACTATTAATATTCTTTAATGAGAAGTGTATAGGTTTTAGTGGAGTCAGGCTCGTAAACTTTAATATGGTAGTTACCACTTGGCTTCATGATCCGCATAGAATATTGTGGTTCCGGATTGGTGATAACATCCAGATTATCCTGATTTTGGAAGAGATTTGTTTCTCCCAGATTTAGACTTGGAAATTGATCCAGAGTGTCATGTTTTTTGAAGTACACCGTATCATTCCCTAATCCTGTGAAGGGTATGGTATCCAGAAAATCAAGCTTGTTTTGAGGCTGATCTAATTTGAATTTCCCGTTTTTCAGTTCAATGTAGCCAGGACTGGTGTTTTGGGAAAAAGCCATTAGGCTCGTTCCAAGGA from Algoriphagus sp. NG3 encodes the following:
- the arfB gene encoding alternative ribosome rescue aminoacyl-tRNA hydrolase ArfB, yielding MYIKEMGIEERIKRGDFLSELQFVTSRSGGAGGQHVNKVESKVQLKFDIPNSRQLTEDEKALLLEKLKTKTDQEGIVQLQSQEKRSQIQNKELVIRKFEDMLRKAFYRKRIRKATKPGKGAIEKRLKSKKYQAEKKANRSWKV